The genomic segment GCTGCTGGCGATCGGCTTCGCCGGGACCGAACCGTCCCCGCTGCTGTCCGACCTGGGGCTGGCCCGTTCCGCGCGCGGCACGCTGGACTGCGGTGCCGACTGGCAGACCGGCGCCGAGGGTGTGTTCACCGCCGGCGACGCGCACCGCGGTGCCGCGCTGATCGTCTGGGCGATCGCGGAGGGCCGGGCCGCCGCCGCGGCGATCCACCGCTACCTCGGCGTCCCCGGCGACCTGCCCGCACCGGTGGACGCCGCCGCCCAACCCCTCGCCGTGCCGCGCTGACTCCGCCGCCCGGCCGGTCGGCGGCAGCGGCCGGCCGGCTCGCCGGAGCCAGTGGCCGTGCCCGGGCGCACTGGTCGGCCCCGGCCAGCGACGACGGCACGGGCGCGCCCCGCCACCGGTCGCACGCCGCGGGGGTTGGCGCGGCGCCGGTAGGCTTGCGTGCTGGTGGCGATCGGGCGGTGCGCAGGGGGTGAGCGACGGTGCGACCCGAGTGGCGGGAGCACATCGCGGAACTGACCGAGCAGTTCGCGCAGGCCCGCAGCGGGCTGCTCGACGCGCAGCGCCGGGCCACCGAGCTGACCGCCACCGCCCGCGACGCCGACGGCCGGCTCAGCGTCACCGTGGACCATCAGGGCCGGCTCACCGCCGTCGAGCTGGAGTCCGGGGCGGCCGGGCTCCCGGCCGCGGAGCTGGGCGCGCTGATCGTCGCCGCCAGCCGCGCCGCCGCCGCCAAGATCG from the Actinocatenispora thailandica genome contains:
- a CDS encoding YbaB/EbfC family nucleoid-associated protein, yielding MRPEWREHIAELTEQFAQARSGLLDAQRRATELTATARDADGRLSVTVDHQGRLTAVELESGAAGLPAAELGALIVAASRAAAAKIDAQRAELLTPAVPDEVRDRLDAVRDEHGRLDLARMFPDPYQERRR